One Candidatus Micrarchaeota archaeon genomic window, ATCGCCGGGTGCGCCTCGTCGCTCTTCATGCCCTCGTTCGGCCTGAACCTCCTCTCGCTTATGAGCCTCTTCGCAAGCGCCTCGTATTTCGGGTTCTTCGCAAGCTCCCCTATTATCCTCGGAAGCCCGAGCGTAGGCGGCAGCTTCTGCGACGATGTCCTGGGATATGATATGTATGCGCGCTCGTAGAGCGACTGCGCCGTAGCAAGCGTTGATGATGGATCCAGCCTCAGAGTCCTGCTCGCCTCGAGCTGCAATGCCGTCAGGTCAAACGGCGGATAGGGCCTTGACATGTTCTCCGCGGATTCCACGCCTTCCACCACGGCATTATCCTTGCCAGCCTCGGTGCCCTTCAGCGCCGCTTCGGCCGCCTTCTTGTCGAATATGTCCCCCCTAGTGTTCGAGAACTCTATCCCGCTTATCAGCGCCAGCACGTTCCAGTATGGCTTTGAAACGAATTTCGATATCTCGATCTCGCGCCTTGCCAGCAGCGCCAGGGTCGGCCCCTGCACCCTGCCTATGCTCAGCGGCCTCATGAACTTCGTGCCGACGAGCGCGCTGGTGAGGGCCCTGCTCAGGTTGATGCCCCATAGCCAGTCCAGCATGTGCCTCACCTCCCCTGCATGGAAGTTGTCCAGGTCGAGCGGCATAAGGTTCTCATAAGCGTTCTTCAGGTCAGGTATCGTAGTGGTTGAGAACTTCATCCTGCGGGCCTTGCCGCGCACGTCTATCCCTAGGAATTTTATTATGTTGGTGCCTATCACGGTTCCCTCTATGTCGAAGTCGCATGCGTTTATGCAGCTGTCGCTCTTCTGCGCAAGCATGCGGAACACGTCGAGGTACTTCTTGGTGTAATACGCCTTCTTGTCCACTTCGTAAGATGCGGCCCATTCAACGTCAAGGACCGGGTACCCGCGCCTGTCGTCCTTCTGCCTTATGGTGAATATGTGGCCGACAGCCGCAGCCACGTATATCCTGCCACTGGGCGAATCTATCTCGTAGTAGTTAACGCCGTTGACGTTGAGCCTCTTCTGGGCGTTGTTGCCGAGTGCTATCGCCACCCTGAGCGCAACGCTTGGTTTCTCCGCTATTATGAGTGTATTCATGAAGGATCACGAATCCGCCTTGCTGATTTAAGTAAAACAATCGTCTACAAAAGATATAAGGCTTTGCAATGGATCGGCGCAATCAGCTGTACTTGCCCCTCCTCTTCCTCTTGGGCCTCGTTTCTGGGGCTGCCTTGCCCGGCTTTGCGGTGGATATCAGCCACGCGTTGTAGAATCCGAAGAGTATCGCTATCGCAACTGCAACGTAGAAAAGCATCCCGCCACCAGAACTTATAAATATGGCAATAGCCAAAATAGCAAGTATTACCGTTATCAGAGAAGTTGCAAATTCCTTTGTCAGCCTTTCCAAAACAACCACGTGATGCTGTGAATATATACTTGGTCATATTTTTAACACTTGTTGCGGCGCTGATTACATCATACTGCCAGCTCCTATTCAAGAGGGGCCTCAGCAAAAAACTAAACAGCATAATGGACATACTCAATACGCTGCGCAACAGGTACATAATCATAGGTCTCGGGGGGTACGTTCTGAGCTTCACGCTTTACCTGATAGCCCTTTCTGGGTCGCAGCTCTCCATAGTGTTCCCGGTATTCGCGAGCTCCTTCATATTCGTCACGATAATATCTGCCATAAGCCTCAAGGAGAGGGTGAGCATGCCCAGGATAATCGGAATACTGCTGATATTCCTGGGGATAGTGATGGTTACCATAACCGCGTAGTGTTTGCCATGAAGGAGGGAAAAAGCATAAACCTGATGATGATCATTGCCGCAACGCTTCTTGGCGGGATAGGGCAGTTCCTGTTCAAGTACGCGTTCACGGACAACAGCCTAATACTTACGCTGCTTGCAGGGATCGCGGTTTACGCGCTGTCAACCGCATTGTACTTCTACGTGCTCAGCAGGGTGCACCTGAGCTGGGCCTACGGACTGAACGGGATAACTTACATACTTGCAGTAGTGCTCGCGGCCACGGTGCTCTCCGAGAAGGTGCCGCTGCTCAGGTGGGGCGGCGTGCTGGTCATAGCTATAGGCGTCATATTCGTGAGCATAAGCTGAAGCGACACAGCTGCAATTAAAACTGCGGATTCGCCTACGGCACCGCATTGCAAAAAGGATAAATATCTTGACAAGCGAAAAAATACTGGAATTATAGATGGTTTGATGGCAACAAAGGACTTTAATGCAGGGGACATTGCGAACGGGAAGGCCAAAGTTACTTGGACCACGATAGCGCGTATGAAGAAATTACCGAGCATGTACGAGGGGAAGAGCGTCTCTGTCGAAGCGGTAATGAACGGCAGCCCAATACAGGTAAACAACCACTTCATCTACTTTGACGCCAGGGACGTGTC contains:
- a CDS encoding EamA family transporter — translated: MNIYLVIFLTLVAALITSYCQLLFKRGLSKKLNSIMDILNTLRNRYIIIGLGGYVLSFTLYLIALSGSQLSIVFPVFASSFIFVTIISAISLKERVSMPRIIGILLIFLGIVMVTITA